In Quercus robur chromosome 11, dhQueRobu3.1, whole genome shotgun sequence, the sequence GAAAAAATCAGTAGGGGCAGTGGATGATGATAGTGGTCTTTTCATACGAGTTCGAGTCCTCATAGATATTTCTCTTCCCCTATGCTGTGGAAGGCTAATTACAATGGAGAATGGAGAAAAAGCTTGGGTGAAGTTCATGTATGAGCGGCTGCCCAACATCTGCTTTTGGTGTGGACATCTGAATCACAGTGATAAGAACTGTGAATTATGGATTGATAGCAAGGGTACACTTACACCAAAGCAACAACAATTTGATTCATCGTTGAAGGCAGCCCCGTATACATCAGTAGGTAAGGACGTAATTTATGTCCTTGGATATCATGAGCGAAAGAAGGACAGAGTTCATGCCACGGCTCAGGTCTTCAACTCGTAACCAAGTGCAGCGGAGGGGCAGGCGGGTAGTGGTGGTCCGATAGAGGTGACTCATTCATCCTTGGTAACGGGCAGAAGCAGTGACGAGGGCATTGATGGCATGCCGCAGGAGGATTTTAATGTGGCTGAGACGTTACACGCTGATTTAGCGGTTGAGCCGAATATGGATTCTTTCCCAATCACACCTGATCCTATTAAAGCTCCTATTAATGCTCCTAACATAATGGAGGAAGGTAATGTTGCCATGAATTCTATTCCAAATTAGAATCTAACGTCAGAACTTTTTGAAATTCCAATCAAGGGGTTTAATGAGGGAGTAACGGGAATTGACTACAACAATTATTTTGAATTAAGTCTAAATAAGGAGGCAGAAGTTAATGAGGATATTCCTTTCCGTGTTTAGCTAGCCACCTCAACTGAGAAGCAAGGAGCACGACCAGCCGGAATTAGGGCAAcacagaaaaaaaattccctcctCCAATTCCAAGTCTGCTACCAGCAGTAACCCAAGAACTAAAAGGTTAATCCCTAGTTTGAATTACTCAAAATCCATGGGCCATATAGAAGAAGGGAGGAAGATTTGTGGGAAGAGGAGTGGAGATGTTCATCTGGAGTTACCTTGCAAGCGCAGGCAGGTTTCAAAAGATGAGAGCAACAAACTTTTTTCAATGGTGAAGGCTAATACTCAGCCCTGCCAAACACAATGAGTTGCTTAGTCTGGAACTGTcatgggcttgggaacccatgTACAATGAACGAGTTTGCTAAGATGGTGCaggcaaaagatccctctgtcGTATTTTTAGTCGAAACATGGGCAAATGAAGCAAGGCTAAAAGATGTGAAAAGGAAAATTCAGTTTGAAAACATGTTTGTATCGCCAAGAACAAGCAGAGGTGGAGGTTTAGTTCTGTTTTGGAGATCATTAATTGATGTTTCAGTGGAGGGGTCGGATAAGAACCATATTGACACGATCATAAATAAGAACAAAGAGTCTGAATGGCAATTCACAGGATTCTATGGTGAATCAAACACTCAAAAGCAGATTGAGTCTTGGGATTTGCTATGTACTttaaaaaggaaatttcaaAGTCTGTGGCTATGTGCAGGGGATTTTAACGAGTTGGTGAGAGGTGAAGAAAAATTGGGGGTTAGTAGAAGAAGTCACAATCAAATGCAATTGTTCTGTGAGGCAATCGACACGTGTGGTTTTGTGGATCTAGGGTACTCGGGTTCAAGGTTTACTTGGAGTAAACATTACAATTTGGGTcattcaatttgggagagattAGATAGAGCCTTATGCACAACAGATTGGCTCAACCACTTTGCAGGCACCAAGGTTGTTCACCTTACATGCAATACCTCGGATCACTCCCCTTTATGGATTGCTCCAAGTGGTATAGACCCCTTGCCAAGTTCAAAGCCATTCTGTTTTGAAGAAATATGGATGTCCGATAAGGGGTGTGGAAGGGTGATTGAAGCAGTGTGGAGAGGCTCTTTCCCTTGTGAAGCCGAAAGacaagtgataaaaaaaatagaaaaatgtgggGCAGAGTTAACATAGTGGAGCTGCAAGAACTTCGGCCAAGTTAGGAGACAATTGATTGAAAGAAGGAAATGTTTGCTTCAGGCCAAATAGCAAGCAATGCATGGTGGGAGTAATAACCGAGTGAGGGGGTTTGAAAAAGGAGATTAATGATTTGTTGGTGAAGGAAAATTTGATGTGGAGGCAGCAGGCAAAAGGGTTTTGGCTAGTTGATGGTGACAAAAACTCTAGGTATTTCCATACTAGGATTACTCAAAGGCACCGAAAGAATAAGATTTTGGGGGTCAAAGATTCTTTGGGTGCATGGATCAATCAACCCTAGGGTATTGCTGAAACTTTCACTACCTTCTACCAACAACTATTTTCCTCCAATCCGACCTTGGGTCTCAATTCAATGGTAAAGGTGGTTACTGATGATATGAATGCTCAATTGTCACAAGAGTTCATGGAGTGGGGGGTAGAAGTTGCATTAAAATAGATGGCTCCATT encodes:
- the LOC126704947 gene encoding uncharacterized protein LOC126704947: MEDLAAKWSTFFLSERETTGFVLQCDQRSGEFLLAAQFLAPRVLNMEAMARSFKELWRSTNGFKIQNHKEQRVLFVFDNLGDVYMILQNQPWSFDKHLVMLQRYNSDVPIFGEVKKSVGAVDDDSGLFIRVRVLIDISLPLCCGRLITMENGEKAWVKFMYERLPNICFWCGHLNHSDKNCELWIDSKGTLTPKQQQFDSSLKAAPYTSVGKDVIYVLGYHERKKDRVHATAQVFNS